A genome region from Verrucomicrobiota bacterium includes the following:
- a CDS encoding tetratricopeptide repeat protein → MRLDPNYPESYWNLAYAHLQQRDYEKAEFAAKKAIEVSPDSLIFRARLIHVYAAWGKTNQARIELAKLQSEASQKQEYLPAYQVAVIHTALQDPDEAFKWLRQAMTDNDRSWYITELPIDAMFDPLRTNPRFAALLAEMKLPGR, encoded by the coding sequence CTGAGGCTCGATCCTAATTACCCGGAATCGTACTGGAATCTGGCGTACGCCCACTTGCAGCAACGAGACTACGAGAAAGCCGAGTTCGCCGCCAAGAAGGCCATCGAGGTCAGTCCCGATTCGCTCATTTTCCGCGCCCGCTTAATTCATGTCTATGCGGCCTGGGGCAAAACAAATCAGGCTCGAATCGAGCTGGCAAAGCTCCAGTCGGAAGCCAGCCAAAAACAAGAATACCTCCCGGCTTATCAAGTGGCCGTCATTCACACGGCGCTGCAAGATCCCGATGAGGCTTTCAAATGGCTGCGCCAGGCAATGACGGACAACGATCGCTCCTGGTACATCACCGAACTCCCGATCGATGCCATGTTTGACCCGCTGCGCACCAATCCGCGTTTCGCCGCACTGCTGGCGGAAATGAAATTGCCCGGGCGCTGA